A stretch of DNA from Cytobacillus luteolus:
AATAGGTTAGCCGGATCATCAGAGAATAACTTTTCTAAGTTTGCAGGTCGTTTAAATCCAATTTGATCAAAAATTACACCAGAGAATGTATCTGTGTAGTAGATACGAGTGTGGTCAGCCATAAAACGTACTACTGAAATTTCTGTTTCTAAATCAGCTTTTGCTTTAATTGCATCAATACGTGCATCGAAGTCTGCAAGAACTTTTGAACCTTCGTCTTCTTTATTAATTGCTTTTGAATAAAGCTTAAAGTTTTCTTTCCAGTCGCCTCTTAAAGTCTCAGCGAAAACTGTTGGTGCAATTGCTTTTAGTTGATCGTAAATTGCTTCTTGGCGCATTTTGTTACCGATGATTAAGTCTGGTTGAAGTGCAGCGATTGCTTCAACGTTTACTTCACTTTCAGTACCTACAACTTCAACGCCTTCCATATCAGCAGTGATATGAGCGTACCAAGGGTCACCAGTCCAAGATTTAACTGCTCCTACTGGTTTAACTCCCATTGCTAGTAACGCTTCAGTTCCTTCATTTGTTAAAATAACAATTTTCTCAGGTGTGGCTGGTACTTCTGTTGTCCCCATTGCGTGTTCAACAGTGTAAACAGTTGACTCAGCTTGTTCTGTAGTATCTGTTTTTTCTTCAGTTTGAGGTGCTGCTTCTTTTGTTTCTTCTTTATCTGCACCGCATCCAGTTAAAATTAAAGTGAAAGATAGCAAAACAGTAATAAGTGCTAACATCCATTTGTTTTTCATGTAATGGCCTCCAGTTTGTTTGATAATGATTTTCATTCACAATAAAGATAATAATAGCGATTAAACAATCTGTCAACAATTAATTGAAAATGGTTTTCATAATCATTGACAGTTATTCTCACTTCAAATAGACTATATATGATGAAATTTAATTTGAAAGTGATTTTTCTCACAGGGATAAAAAAAGGTTCACTTTATAATAAAAGAGACTTATTCCTACTACCACTTTTTTTATAGTGAAAACAGGAGATTTATTAAATATGATATTAAAGACAACACAATCAAGAGTGCTTGGTCTATTAATTGGTATTTTGCTTCTACTGATAAGCATGTGTCTAAGTATTGTTTATGGCTATGCAAATACAACATGGAAAATCGCAATTGAAGCATTTACCCAGTTTGATGGATCAAATGAACATATTATTATTGAATCCGTTCGCTTACCTCGCGCATTAATTGCAGCTGCTGTTGGAGCAAGCCTGGCGATAGCCGGTGCATTGATGCAGGCATTAACCAAAAATCCACTTGCTTCTCCCGGAATTTTTGGTGTTAATGCAGGTGCAGGATTTTTTATTGTCGTTGCTGTTTCATTCTTTTCAATAACCTCTTTACAGGCTTTTGCATGGATTGCTTTTTTAGGAGCAGCTGTAGCAGCTTTTTTG
This window harbors:
- a CDS encoding ABC transporter substrate-binding protein, translated to MKNKWMLALITVLLSFTLILTGCGADKEETKEAAPQTEEKTDTTEQAESTVYTVEHAMGTTEVPATPEKIVILTNEGTEALLAMGVKPVGAVKSWTGDPWYAHITADMEGVEVVGTESEVNVEAIAALQPDLIIGNKMRQEAIYDQLKAIAPTVFAETLRGDWKENFKLYSKAINKEDEGSKVLADFDARIDAIKAKADLETEISVVRFMADHTRIYYTDTFSGVIFDQIGFKRPANLEKLFSDDPANLFMRKVGKEGIPEMDGDIIFYFTYEPGDGKATTNETEMINDPLWQNLSAVQAGNVHKVDDAIWNTAGGVLAANLLLDDLEKFFVKE